The proteins below are encoded in one region of Cetobacterium somerae ATCC BAA-474:
- a CDS encoding GNAT family N-acetyltransferase, translated as MIIEINKHDEEILKKINLLEQEIFIESYYTFETLKDMVNKKEYKILVFDEDVKGYLILHDSYDLYEIMKIAVKKEFRNKKIGEQLINFYLNNWEQNLFLEVRESNEIARYFYEKIGFVSVGKRKNYYPNGETAILMSLERN; from the coding sequence ATGATTATAGAAATTAATAAGCATGATGAAGAGATATTAAAAAAAATTAATTTATTAGAACAAGAAATATTTATAGAAAGTTACTATACTTTTGAAACTTTAAAAGATATGGTAAATAAAAAAGAATATAAGATTTTAGTTTTTGATGAAGATGTAAAAGGATATTTAATTTTGCATGATTCATACGATCTTTATGAAATAATGAAGATAGCTGTAAAAAAAGAGTTTAGAAATAAGAAAATAGGTGAACAGTTAATAAATTTTTATTTAAATAATTGGGAGCAAAATTTATTTTTAGAAGTTAGAGAAAGTAATGAAATAGCAAGATATTTTTATGAAAAAATAGGATTTGTAAGTGTAGGAAAAAGAAAAAATTATTATCC
- the lepB gene encoding signal peptidase I: MSRENIILNTIFYVILTAFFIYIFVKEKKIVAKIDKKRTIFEDYLVNKFNLNGKTSEKILRKTIKLVESLGSALILVLIIQKFYIGNFLVPTGSMIPTIVPKDRLFGNMVVYNFKAPEREDIIVFKEPIEDKVLYTKRLMGLPGEKVQIKYDRLFIDGKKISDREYTPLGELSYNEWIVPKKGDIITIEPGQNYNDTFEKENIDVAKVQSLLKENGAYVSQLLPDVKFLVNGVPTGMILDFIHDQEVLNKLLKGETVTKTLDEDYYLALGDNTNGSYDSRMWGFVKDSRIKGKALVRFWPLNRIGLLK; this comes from the coding sequence ATGAGCAGAGAGAATATAATTTTAAATACAATATTTTATGTAATTTTAACAGCATTTTTTATATACATATTTGTAAAAGAAAAAAAGATTGTTGCTAAAATAGATAAAAAAAGAACCATATTTGAAGATTACCTTGTTAATAAATTTAATTTAAATGGGAAAACATCTGAAAAGATTTTAAGAAAAACTATTAAATTAGTTGAAAGTTTAGGAAGTGCACTAATTTTAGTTTTAATTATTCAAAAATTCTACATAGGAAATTTTTTAGTACCAACTGGATCAATGATACCAACTATTGTTCCTAAAGATAGACTTTTTGGAAATATGGTAGTATATAATTTTAAAGCTCCAGAAAGAGAAGATATAATTGTTTTTAAAGAACCTATTGAGGATAAAGTTTTATATACTAAAAGGTTAATGGGATTACCCGGAGAAAAAGTACAAATAAAATACGATAGATTATTTATAGATGGAAAGAAGATATCAGATAGAGAGTATACTCCTTTAGGAGAGCTAAGTTACAATGAATGGATAGTTCCTAAAAAGGGGGATATAATAACAATTGAACCTGGACAAAATTATAATGATACATTTGAAAAAGAAAATATTGATGTAGCGAAAGTTCAGAGTCTTTTAAAAGAGAATGGAGCTTATGTGTCTCAACTATTACCAGATGTAAAATTTTTAGTAAATGGAGTACCAACAGGAATGATACTTGATTTTATACATGACCAAGAGGTTTTAAATAAATTATTAAAAGGTGAAACAGTGACAAAAACCTTAGATGAAGATTATTATTTAGCTTTAGGTGATAATACAAATGGTAGTTATGATTCAAGAATGTGGGGATTTGTAAAAGATAGCAGAATTAAAGGGAAAGCTCTTGTAAGATTTTGGCCATTAAATAGAATAGGACTATTAAAATAA
- the rplS gene encoding 50S ribosomal protein L19 yields the protein MKEKLIQLVEQNYLRNDIPEFKAGDTIGVYYKVVEGNKERIQLFEGVVIRVNGGGIAKTFTIRKVTGGIGVERIIPMNSPMIDKIEVLKIGKVRRSKLYYLRGLSGKKARIKEIRK from the coding sequence ATGAAAGAAAAATTAATTCAATTAGTAGAGCAAAACTACTTAAGAAACGACATTCCAGAATTCAAAGCTGGAGATACTATCGGAGTTTACTACAAGGTTGTAGAGGGTAACAAAGAGAGAATACAGTTATTCGAAGGTGTTGTAATTAGAGTAAATGGTGGAGGAATCGCTAAGACTTTCACAATAAGAAAAGTAACTGGTGGAATTGGAGTAGAGAGAATTATCCCTATGAACTCACCAATGATCGATAAGATCGAAGTTTTAAAGATCGGAAAAGTAAGAAGATCAAAACTTTACTACTTAAGAGGACTTTCTGGAAAGAAAGCAAGAATCAAAGAGATCAGAAAGTAA